One segment of Triticum aestivum cultivar Chinese Spring chromosome 2A, IWGSC CS RefSeq v2.1, whole genome shotgun sequence DNA contains the following:
- the LOC123186115 gene encoding transmembrane protein 45A: MGSFNGHVLPGTLFLAVGLWRVWSAVARFAADPPAFRVRAWCPLELPGAPRLLELYVVAGGTLLDMCLELGGGVLAGRGDGVAPESSLIYLEHAGMLLMFFLFGALALLSQKRSRYLPLTDGELCLVAAAAFTSEFLLFSYHSATHTGLEGYYHHLLVILIGLCILAAVLGALLPASFPVDVAAGMLMALQGLWFYQTALTLYGPMLPAGCDRDASGHQVECHSRAAGERAEQLANFQLFGAVFLAFVYVLGCYAVAAAMYGHLDLAAMHDEHVAALECRGGAEECVV; this comes from the exons ATGGGGTCGTTTAACGGCCACGTGCTGCCAGGGACGCTGTTCCTGGCGGTGGGCCTGTGGCGGGTGTGGTCCGCCGTCGCGCGCTTCGCCGCGGACCCGCCGGCGTTCCGCGTCCGCGCGTGGTGCCCCCTCGAGCTCCCCGGGGCGCCCCGCCTCCTGGAGCTCTACGTGGTGGCCGGCGGCACGCTCCTCGACATGTGCCtggagctcggcggcggcgtcctCGCCGGCCGCGGCGATGGGGTCGCCCCGGAGTCCAGCCTCATCTACCTCGAGCACGCCGGCATGCTCCTCATGTTCTTCCTCTTCGGCGCGCTCGCCCTCCTCTCCCAGAAGCGCAGCAG GTACCTGCCCCTGACCGACGGCGAGCTGTgcctggtggcggcggcagcgttCACGTCGGAATTCCTGCTCTTCTCCTACCACTCGGCCACTCACACAGGGCTGGAGGGGTACTACCACCACCTCCTCGTCATCCTCATCGGCCTCTGCATCCTCGCCGCCGTCCTTGGCGCGCTCTTGCCGGCGAGCTTCCCCGTCGACGTCGCTGCCGGCATGCTCATGGCGCTGCAGGGGCTGTGGTTCTACCAGACGGCGCTCACGCTGTACGGCCCCATGCTCCCGGCCGGGTGCGACCGAGATGCCAGCGGCCACCAAGTCGAGTGCCACAGCCGCGCCGCAGGGGAACGCGCCGAGCAGCTGGCTAACTTCCAGCTGTTCGGGGCTGTGTTCCTCGCCTTCGTCTACGTGCTTGGGTGCTATGCCGTCGCCGCGGCCATGTACGGGCACCTTGACCTGGCGGCCATGCATGACGAGCACGTCGCCGCTCTGGAGTGCCGCGGCGGCGCCGAGGAGTGCGTGGTCTAG